Below is a genomic region from Gemmatimonadota bacterium.
GGTCTGGTGGATGATCAGGTAGAGGGCGTACCTGAATCGGACGTGATCGCCGCGATCTATCAGGTTGGTCGGGGGAAGCCGCAGCCACCATCCGAGCTGTGTCGCCGCTTCCTCCACAGGGTTCGATAGGGGGGATCGTTTAAGCACGTTTTTTTGCCAGTCAAAGGGAGTCAACGGGGGCGAGTGGCGAATCACCGGTGAGCGAGTGGCAATCACCAGTGCGCGTTAGAAGGGTTACCGAGGAGCGGGAGAAGGCATGATCAGCGTGGGGTCCTGCTGCATGTCCGGCAGGGCGGGTTCCGGTTTCCGCTGGTCTTCGGGGATCAGCGTCCGGGCTACCGCGATCTCGTCGCAGTGGGTGAAACGGGCGCAGGTGGTACAGTCCTTCCAGACCTTGTGCGGCAGAGTCTCGCGGTCGACCACCTCGAACCCGTGGCGGCCGAAAAAGCTGGTCTCGTAAGTCAGGGCGAAGACCCGGGCGACACCCAGTTCCTCCGCCTCCGCGATGAGTACGTCGACGATCCGCCCGCCGATGCCGCCGCCCCGGCATCCCCTCCGGACGGCCAGGGACCGGACCTCGGCCAGGTCGTGCCAGACGATCACGAGGGAACCGCAGCCGATCACCTGGCCGTCACGCTCGCCTACGACGAAGTACCGGATGTGCTCGAACAAGCGGTATACCGACACCGGAAGGAGGATGTCCTCCTCGATATAGGGCTGGAGAATCTCCATGATCTCGGGAACGTCCCCGATCACGGCCGGGCGGATGACGGTTTCGCTTCCGTTCGATGCCTGCGACCTGATTTTGTCCGTTTTATTCATGACCGTCCTGCTCCTCTGCATCCTGCGCGCTGAGCTCGCGGGCCGTTTCCATCTGCTTAACCGCGCGCAAGGATCTCACGGGCCTGTTCCAACTGCTGCTCGATCGCTCTTCGACCGGTGCCGCCGGGCAGGGCCCGCTTGTCGGCGCTGTCGTCGAAGCTGAGCTGCCCGATTGTAGCTTCGTCGAAATGCGCTGAATACTGCTGGTACAGCTCGAGCGGAAGGTCCCGCAGGCTGCAGCCTCGGCTTAAAGCCTCGTCCACGAGCGCGGCCACGATGCCGTGTCCTTCCCGGAACGGCACGCCGCACCGGGTCAGGTAGTCCGCCAGGTCCGTGGCCAGCATGGTGTCGTCCATGCTTTCTTCAACCCGATCGCCGCTAACCTCCAGCGTCTCCCAGATCGCCGTGAAGACCGTCAGCGCGACGGTCACCGTGTCGATCGCATCGAAGAGCGGTTCCTTTTCATCCTGCATATCCTTGTTGTATGTGTGGGGCAGTCCCTTGAGTATGGTGACGAGGGAGACCAGGCTGCCCACGACGCGGCCGGTCTTGCCCCTCAGCAGTTCGGCGGCGTCCGGGTTCTTCTTCTGCGGCATGATGCTGCTGCCCGTGGCCAGCCGGGGATGCTGCTTGACGTACCCGAATTCCGTGGACGACCAGATGACCAGGTCCTCGCAGGCCCGGCTGATACGGATCATCAGCGTCGTGCATGCGGCGAGGAACTCGACGTTGAAATCGCGGTCGCTCACCGCGTCGATGCTGTTGGGCGAGATGCCGTCGAAACCCAGTTCTTCGGCCAGGAACGCGCGGTCGATCGGGAAGGCGCTGCCCGCCATCGCCCCGGCGCCGAGGGGCATGACGTTGATCCGTTTCCGGCAGTCCGCCAGTCGCTCCCGGTCCCGCTGGAGCCCGAACAGGAGCGAAAGGGCGTAGTGGGCGAACCGGATCGGCTGGGCCTGCTGCAGGTGGGTATACCCGGGGAAGACGGTGTCCACCGTGCGTTCGGCCAGCCCCAGCAGCGCCGCCTGGCAATCCCGGATCCGCCCGGAGACGTCGTCTACCACCTCGCGGAGATACATCCGCTCGTCCGTAGCGTTCTGGTCGTTGCGGCTGCGGCCCGTGTGGAGTTTTCCGCCCACGGAGCCCACTTTCTCGATCAGGCGTTTCTCCACGGCCATGTGGATGTCTTCCAGGTCCCGGGTCAGCGCATAGGCGCCGCTTTCGATCTCGCCTTCGATCTCGCCCAGCGCCTCTTCGATAACCCGGCCTTCATCGGCGGTGAGCACACCGATGCGGACCAGCCCTCGGGCATAGGCGATGCTGCCCCGGATGTCCACGCGAAACAGGCGGCGGTCCGCGTCGATGGACGCGTGGAAATCATCCATCAACTGTTTGAGTGATTCGTCTCGGCTGTCGGTCATGATGCTCCCTATCTGCTCACCGCGCGTCCAGCACCCCGCCGATGATCTTGAGCGCCTCGTCCACGTGCCGCTGCTCGATCACCAGGGGCGGCGCGCAGCGGAGCACGTTGTCCCCGGCCGTTCCCACGATCAGGCCCTCGTCCCGGCACGCGCTTACTACGTCACCCACCTTGTCTTCGAATTCCACGCCGATCAACAGGCCCGCACCCCGGACTTCCTTGATATCCGTATGGGTTCCGGCGAGGGCATTCAGACCGGCGGTCAGTTTGCCGCCCATTTCCAGGGCCCGGTCCGCCAGCCCCTCGTCGATCATCTTGCTGACGACGGCGTGGGCCACGTGACAGGCCACCGGGTTCGCCCCGAAGGTGGAACCGTGCATGCCCGGCTTGAGGACCTCGGCGATGTGGGACTTCATCATGACGGCGCCGATGGGCAGGCCGCCGGCCAGCGGCTTGGCCAGGGTCATGACGTCCGGCTCGATGCCGTGGTGCTGGTAGGCGAAGAGCTTGCCCGTGCGGCACAGGCCGCACTGGATCTCGTCGAAGATCAGGGCGACTTTGCGTTCGTCGCACAGCTTGCGCAGATGGCGCAGGAACTCCACGTGCGCCGGGTTCACGCCGCCCTCGCCCTGGACCGGCTCGACCATCACGGCCGCGGTACGCTCCGCCGATATGGCCTCTTCGAGAGGCTCGATCTCGTTCAGGGGCAGGTAGACCATGCCCGGGAGCATGGGCTTGAAGCCCTCGTGGTACTTGGGCTGGGCCGTGGCGCTGACGGCGCCGTACGTGCGGCCGTGAAAGGCGTTCTCGAAGGTCACGATCTCGTGCTTGGCCTCGCCGCCCGCTTCGGACGCCCACCGGCGCGTGAACTTGAGGGCCGCCTCGATGGACTCCGATCCGCTGTTGCAGAAGAAGACCCTGGCCGGGAAGGCGTTTTCCACCAGCAGCTTCGCGAGCTTCACGTGGGGTTCCGTGTGGTACAAGTTGGAGATGTGCATCAGCTTCGCGGTCTGCTGCGCCACGGCGCCGATGATCTCCGGTACCCCGTGGCCCAGGGAATTCACCGCGATGCCGCCGAGGAAATCGAGATACCGCCTGCCCTCGAGGTCGTAGACGTAGGCGCCGCTGCCCCGGTCGAACACGACGGGCGGACGCACGTAGGTCGGCGCGATGTACTGTTCCTCCAGGGCGATGATCTCTTCGGTAGTCATGCTTGATCCTTTCATTCGGTGGTTACTGCCGACTGCTTCGCCTCGACCGATAGCAATACGGCGCTATCCCGTGGTCACTACCGTTCCGAAAACACTTTCTTCCGACGCCAGTTCCTTCCGCAGCGTTCCGGCCCCCTGCCACGCGATGATGCGGGCGCGGCGGACGCCGTAGGACAGGCACTCGAGGGCGGAGCGGACCTTGGGAATCATCCCGCCCGTGATCTCACCCGCTTCGATCAGCGCGTCGGCCAGTTCGGGGGTCAACTTGCGGACGGGCCGACCGTCGGACCGATGGATGCCGGCCACGTCCGATATGAACACGATGTCGTCGCAGGCCACGGCCCGGGCGATGTCCAGCGCGGCGTGGTCCGCGTTGACGTTGTAGGTCTCCCCGTTGACGCCCCCCGAAATGGGGGAGACCACAGGCGTGACGTGGTTCGACGCGCAGAGATCGAAGAGGGTGGTATTCACCTCGACGATCTCTCCCACGAAGCCGATGTCCACGCCGTCCTCCCGGTACTTCTCCGCCCGCAGCAGGCCCATGTCCTTCCCGCTTACGCCGAGGGCGTTCACTCCGCTGTGCTGAAAGCGCGAGACCAGTTCCTTGTTGACCTTGCCCGACAGGACCATCTCCACGATCTCGACCATGTCGCCGTCCGTGACGCGAAGACCGTTCACGAAGGTGAACTCCTTACCGAGAAGTTCAAGGTACCGGCCGATCTCCGCACCGCCGCCGTGGACGATGATCGGGAAAACGTCCGGCAGGTCCCGAAGGTCGGCGGCCAGCTCCTCGATCACGCCGTCCTGCTCGATCGTCGCGCCGCCCAGTTTTACCACGATGTTTTGTGCCATGCTAGATCAGCCCCGTCGTTTCGTCCAGGCCGCTCATGACGTTCACGTTCTGCAGCGCCTGGCCGGCGGCGCCCTTGACCAGGTTGTCGATGGCGGACGTGACGATGGCCAGGTCCGAACCGTCCACCCGGTCGACGCGCAGGTCACAGTAGTTCGTCCAGGTCACGAACCGCGTCTCGGGATAGCCGGACTGCGACAGCCGGATGAAGGGCTCTCCTTCGTAGCGCTGCTCGTACAGGGCCGCCAGGTCACCTTGGGTCGCGCCGTTCTTCACACGTACGTAGGTCGTCGCCAGGATGCCCCGGCTCATGGGCGTCAGGTGAGGCGAAAAAACCACGTAGGGCCGCGCATCGGAGAACCTGGACAGTTCCTGCTCGATTTCCCCCACGTGGCGATGCGAGTGACCGATGTTGTACGGCGTGATGCTGTCGTTCACCTCCACGTAGAGATTGCGCAGCTTCAGGCCCCGGCCGGCGCCGCTGACGCCTGACTTGGCGTCCACGATGATCTGCCCGGCGTCGATCACGCCTTCTTCGAGCAGCGGGGCCAGGCCGAGGATAACGCCGGTGGGATAGCAGCCGGGGTTGCCCACGAGATCGGCCGTTCGTATGCGGTCCCGGTTCAATTCGGGAATACCGTACACCGCGTCATCGAGGAGCGATGGGGCGGTGTGCGGGCGGTTGTACCAGGACGTGTATACCTCCGGATCGTCGAAACGGAAATCGGAACTGACGTCCACGACGCGCACGCCCCGGTCCAGGAAGGCGCCGACCCGGTCCATGGCCACCCCATCCGGCGTGCAGAAACAGACCACGTCAGCGGGTTCGTCCCCAATGTCGTCCAGGGACCTCAGCGTAATGTCCCGGTCCGGATCGACCCGGGGAAAGACCTCGCCGAGTTTATGGCCGGTGTACTGTTCCGAAGTGGCGAAGGCGATCTCGATGCCGGAATGTCGTGACGCCAACCGGTACAGTTCCATGCCCGTGTATCCCGTCGCGCCGATGATCCCCAGTCTGATCATGTGCCTTCCCTCTTCTGCTTCACCGCTTCTGCTTCATAATGGCCTTGACGCGCCGCATCGTTTTTGCGGCCTGCGCGGTCGACTTGGTAATCAGCAGAATCGTGTTCTCGCCCGCGACACTGCCCACGATCTCCGGCCATTCCGCCTGGTCGATCGCCTCGCACACTCCCGACGCATGGCCGGCGGAGGTCTGCAGGACGACCTGGTTCATCGCGTCGTCCGCACTGACGACGAAATCCCGGATTTCCCGTTCGACCAGTTCGTCCTGGGTCTCCACCGAGTAGTAACGCGGCAGCACATACTTGTACTGCCCGTCCGCGAGACGCGTCTTGATGACGTGCAGTTCCTTGAAATCCTTGGACAGCGTGCCCTGGTTGACGTCGATCCCTTCCGTGTGCAGGGCCGCGATCA
It encodes:
- a CDS encoding N-acetyltransferase, translated to MNKTDKIRSQASNGSETVIRPAVIGDVPEIMEILQPYIEEDILLPVSVYRLFEHIRYFVVGERDGQVIGCGSLVIVWHDLAEVRSLAVRRGCRGGGIGGRIVDVLIAEAEELGVARVFALTYETSFFGRHGFEVVDRETLPHKVWKDCTTCARFTHCDEIAVARTLIPEDQRKPEPALPDMQQDPTLIMPSPAPR
- the argH gene encoding argininosuccinate lyase, which codes for MTDSRDESLKQLMDDFHASIDADRRLFRVDIRGSIAYARGLVRIGVLTADEGRVIEEALGEIEGEIESGAYALTRDLEDIHMAVEKRLIEKVGSVGGKLHTGRSRNDQNATDERMYLREVVDDVSGRIRDCQAALLGLAERTVDTVFPGYTHLQQAQPIRFAHYALSLLFGLQRDRERLADCRKRINVMPLGAGAMAGSAFPIDRAFLAEELGFDGISPNSIDAVSDRDFNVEFLAACTTLMIRISRACEDLVIWSSTEFGYVKQHPRLATGSSIMPQKKNPDAAELLRGKTGRVVGSLVSLVTILKGLPHTYNKDMQDEKEPLFDAIDTVTVALTVFTAIWETLEVSGDRVEESMDDTMLATDLADYLTRCGVPFREGHGIVAALVDEALSRGCSLRDLPLELYQQYSAHFDEATIGQLSFDDSADKRALPGGTGRRAIEQQLEQAREILARG
- a CDS encoding aspartate aminotransferase family protein — protein: MTTEEIIALEEQYIAPTYVRPPVVFDRGSGAYVYDLEGRRYLDFLGGIAVNSLGHGVPEIIGAVAQQTAKLMHISNLYHTEPHVKLAKLLVENAFPARVFFCNSGSESIEAALKFTRRWASEAGGEAKHEIVTFENAFHGRTYGAVSATAQPKYHEGFKPMLPGMVYLPLNEIEPLEEAISAERTAAVMVEPVQGEGGVNPAHVEFLRHLRKLCDERKVALIFDEIQCGLCRTGKLFAYQHHGIEPDVMTLAKPLAGGLPIGAVMMKSHIAEVLKPGMHGSTFGANPVACHVAHAVVSKMIDEGLADRALEMGGKLTAGLNALAGTHTDIKEVRGAGLLIGVEFEDKVGDVVSACRDEGLIVGTAGDNVLRCAPPLVIEQRHVDEALKIIGGVLDAR
- the argB gene encoding acetylglutamate kinase; the encoded protein is MAQNIVVKLGGATIEQDGVIEELAADLRDLPDVFPIIVHGGGAEIGRYLELLGKEFTFVNGLRVTDGDMVEIVEMVLSGKVNKELVSRFQHSGVNALGVSGKDMGLLRAEKYREDGVDIGFVGEIVEVNTTLFDLCASNHVTPVVSPISGGVNGETYNVNADHAALDIARAVACDDIVFISDVAGIHRSDGRPVRKLTPELADALIEAGEITGGMIPKVRSALECLSYGVRRARIIAWQGAGTLRKELASEESVFGTVVTTG
- the argC gene encoding N-acetyl-gamma-glutamyl-phosphate reductase, coding for MIRLGIIGATGYTGMELYRLASRHSGIEIAFATSEQYTGHKLGEVFPRVDPDRDITLRSLDDIGDEPADVVCFCTPDGVAMDRVGAFLDRGVRVVDVSSDFRFDDPEVYTSWYNRPHTAPSLLDDAVYGIPELNRDRIRTADLVGNPGCYPTGVILGLAPLLEEGVIDAGQIIVDAKSGVSGAGRGLKLRNLYVEVNDSITPYNIGHSHRHVGEIEQELSRFSDARPYVVFSPHLTPMSRGILATTYVRVKNGATQGDLAALYEQRYEGEPFIRLSQSGYPETRFVTWTNYCDLRVDRVDGSDLAIVTSAIDNLVKGAAGQALQNVNVMSGLDETTGLI